A single region of the Streptomyces sp. ITFR-16 genome encodes:
- a CDS encoding helix-turn-helix domain-containing protein: protein MSRAAVRVGVGTRFSYDGEVVEVVEFAATQAGGEVVLKDGRGRLLRLAVKELLLSDRARIISDGPGPASDDPQETAAVVLGQLNDAEREQVLERAAHVREVLTGFRSGSDELPAAGEPHAAYAPGEPMESRYAAKAAELGVAVRTVKRWVAGFRRDGEAGLAPARSGPRSGHRSAQAWAETALEVMVEHTGQSKPSRKMVIERTRARLLARKFAEEDLPSRATAYRLLEDVERRHPTFRLSTKRNRDIAARPGGVYGKLRPARPGEYLLMDTNRLDVFALDPVTLQWVQAELTVAMDWYTRCVLGIRITPVSTKAVDASVALYQAFRPRPAGEGWPTHALWPEHGIPRSVLIDRTALEGPMRGAASPALVPETVLVDHGKVFVSEHLTSVCRRLGISVQPARLRTGRDKGPLERFFLTLREDLLQGLPGYKGPDLHSRGERPEGEAFFFLHELEAIIRDWVACTYHHRPHTSLVDPGVPGLRMSPAAMFEHGLHRAGYIEVPRDPDLAFEFLRVERRKIQHYGIDLDARRYNGAALDPYRGLLSADRDGKWPIAVNPDDINAVYFRDPAERRWHALAWEHAPGRHMPVSEEALQFARRLAAARDRFPDDKAAVRDLFERWNLGLGTTRVERRMALRLAREQVALDLPEPEEGVAVLPSLRRLMDLPETAPPQPASAAAQETGDDDAADEAGLVELEDDSDFYSGALEDA, encoded by the coding sequence GTGAGCCGGGCTGCGGTGCGCGTGGGAGTGGGCACCCGCTTCTCCTACGACGGCGAGGTCGTCGAGGTGGTGGAGTTCGCTGCCACGCAGGCGGGCGGCGAAGTGGTCCTCAAGGACGGCCGGGGACGGCTGCTGCGGCTGGCCGTCAAGGAACTGCTGCTGTCCGACCGCGCCCGCATCATCTCGGACGGGCCAGGACCGGCATCCGACGACCCGCAGGAAACGGCAGCGGTGGTGCTGGGCCAGCTGAACGACGCTGAGCGCGAGCAGGTGCTGGAACGGGCCGCGCACGTGAGAGAGGTACTCACCGGGTTCCGCAGCGGCAGCGATGAGCTGCCGGCGGCGGGGGAGCCCCATGCTGCCTACGCACCGGGCGAGCCGATGGAGAGCCGGTACGCGGCGAAGGCGGCCGAGCTCGGGGTGGCCGTGCGCACGGTCAAGCGGTGGGTCGCGGGCTTCCGCCGCGACGGCGAGGCGGGACTCGCGCCGGCCCGCAGCGGGCCGCGTTCGGGGCACCGGAGCGCTCAGGCGTGGGCGGAGACGGCGCTGGAGGTCATGGTCGAGCACACGGGCCAGTCCAAGCCGTCGCGCAAGATGGTCATCGAGCGGACCCGGGCCCGGTTGCTGGCCAGGAAGTTCGCGGAGGAGGATCTGCCCAGCCGGGCGACGGCCTACCGCCTTCTTGAAGATGTCGAGCGGCGTCATCCGACGTTCCGGCTGAGCACGAAGCGGAACCGGGACATCGCCGCCCGGCCCGGCGGGGTCTACGGGAAGCTGCGGCCGGCCCGGCCGGGTGAGTACCTGCTGATGGACACCAACCGCCTGGATGTGTTCGCGCTGGACCCGGTCACGCTGCAGTGGGTGCAGGCGGAACTGACCGTCGCGATGGACTGGTACACGCGCTGCGTCTTGGGGATCAGGATCACGCCGGTGTCGACGAAGGCCGTCGATGCCAGTGTCGCTCTCTACCAGGCGTTTCGGCCGCGGCCCGCGGGGGAGGGCTGGCCGACGCACGCTCTCTGGCCCGAGCACGGCATTCCGCGGTCGGTGCTGATCGACCGGACCGCGTTGGAGGGGCCGATGCGCGGGGCGGCGTCGCCCGCGCTGGTGCCGGAGACGGTGCTGGTCGATCACGGCAAGGTGTTCGTTTCGGAGCATCTGACCAGCGTCTGCCGCCGGTTGGGGATCTCGGTGCAGCCGGCCCGGCTGCGGACGGGGCGGGACAAGGGTCCGCTGGAGCGGTTCTTCCTGACCCTGCGCGAGGACCTGTTGCAGGGCCTGCCCGGCTACAAGGGTCCCGATCTGCACTCGCGCGGGGAGCGTCCCGAGGGGGAGGCGTTCTTCTTCCTCCATGAGCTCGAGGCGATCATCCGGGATTGGGTGGCCTGCACGTATCACCACCGGCCGCACACGAGTCTGGTCGATCCCGGGGTGCCGGGGTTGCGGATGTCGCCGGCGGCAATGTTCGAGCACGGGTTGCACAGGGCCGGTTACATCGAGGTCCCGCGTGATCCGGATCTGGCGTTTGAGTTTCTGCGGGTGGAACGGCGGAAGATCCAGCATTACGGCATCGACCTGGACGCGCGCCGCTACAACGGCGCCGCCCTGGATCCCTACCGCGGTCTGCTCAGCGCCGACCGGGACGGCAAGTGGCCCATCGCGGTGAATCCGGACGACATCAACGCGGTCTACTTCCGCGATCCCGCTGAGCGTCGGTGGCATGCGCTGGCCTGGGAGCATGCGCCGGGGCGTCACATGCCGGTGAGCGAGGAGGCGTTGCAGTTCGCCCGCCGCCTGGCCGCGGCCCGGGACCGGTTCCCGGATGACAAGGCCGCGGTCCGTGACCTGTTCGAGCGGTGGAACCTCGGGCTGGGAACCACACGGGTCGAGCGCCGGATGGCGCTGCGGCTGGCCCGGGAACAGGTCGCTCTGGATCTGCCCGAGCCCGAGGAGGGCGTCGCGGTGCTGCCGAGCC
- a CDS encoding TnsA-like heteromeric transposase endonuclease subunit, with protein sequence MVDVEVCVRLAKDEVPEGLAWESVPLEMLYAAEPCRTFRWYMGQQHYSGSYWSSTESDHVIYESRLELARLLYADFDRDVTAIVAQPFLLRADIDGVLRRHIPDYLLATAAGPLVVDVKPRHRVAKPEHAFTFAWTREAVESRGWRYEVWSEPPEAELANVRFLAGYRRDWLFEWDPLEEERDQAVDEEPPQDRLFDPAILDEVGDRVVDGDTLEAAFSCLPDRPAPLVRAAVLRLLWKQRWLTDLSVPLSARSVLRTAS encoded by the coding sequence ATGGTGGATGTAGAGGTGTGTGTTCGGCTTGCCAAGGACGAGGTGCCTGAGGGTCTCGCCTGGGAGTCTGTGCCGTTGGAGATGCTGTACGCGGCTGAGCCGTGTCGGACGTTTCGTTGGTACATGGGGCAGCAGCACTACTCGGGTTCGTACTGGTCGAGTACGGAGTCGGATCACGTGATCTACGAGTCGCGGCTGGAGCTGGCGCGGCTGCTCTACGCCGACTTCGACCGTGACGTGACGGCGATCGTGGCCCAGCCCTTCCTGCTGCGGGCCGACATCGACGGTGTGCTGCGCCGGCACATCCCGGACTACCTGCTGGCCACCGCCGCGGGCCCGCTGGTGGTGGACGTCAAGCCGCGGCACCGGGTGGCGAAGCCGGAGCACGCGTTCACTTTCGCCTGGACCCGCGAGGCGGTCGAGTCCCGCGGCTGGCGCTACGAGGTGTGGAGCGAGCCGCCGGAAGCCGAGCTGGCCAACGTCCGGTTCCTGGCGGGCTACCGCCGGGACTGGCTGTTCGAGTGGGACCCGCTCGAGGAGGAACGCGACCAGGCGGTGGATGAGGAGCCACCACAGGATCGGCTCTTCGATCCTGCCATCCTCGACGAGGTAGGCGACCGGGTCGTTGACGGGGACACGCTGGAGGCAGCGTTCTCCTGCCTGCCCGATCGTCCCGCTCCGCTGGTGCGGGCCGCGGTCTTGCGTCTGCTCTGGAAACAGCGGTGGCTGACCGACCTGAGCGTTCCGCTCAGCGCCCGCAGCGTGCTGAGGACGGCGTCGTGA
- a CDS encoding organic hydroperoxide resistance protein has protein sequence MLFRGHRSREHDADSEYLHDGRVSSDDGKLDVVVNPPKEMGGSGAGTNPEQLFAAGYSACFQGALGVVARQEKADIAGSTVTAAVSIGKTEAGGFGLQVAITATIPNVDRETAQALIEKAHQVCPYSNATRGNIKVELAVA, from the coding sequence GTGCTATTCAGAGGTCATCGCTCGCGAGAACATGACGCGGATTCTGAGTACCTACATGACGGCCGGGTCTCCTCGGACGACGGCAAGCTCGACGTGGTCGTCAACCCGCCGAAGGAGATGGGCGGCAGCGGCGCGGGCACCAACCCGGAGCAGCTCTTCGCCGCCGGTTACAGTGCCTGCTTCCAGGGCGCGCTCGGCGTCGTGGCCCGTCAGGAGAAGGCCGACATCGCCGGCTCCACGGTGACCGCCGCCGTCTCCATCGGCAAGACCGAGGCCGGCGGCTTCGGCCTCCAGGTCGCGATCACGGCGACCATCCCGAACGTCGACCGGGAGACCGCGCAGGCGCTCATCGAGAAGGCGCACCAGGTGTGCCCGTACTCGAACGCCACGCGCGGCAACATCAAGGTGGAGCTCGCGGTCGCCTGA